A single region of the Pogoniulus pusillus isolate bPogPus1 chromosome Z, bPogPus1.pri, whole genome shotgun sequence genome encodes:
- the GPR150 gene encoding probable G-protein coupled receptor 150, whose amino-acid sequence MPDIAGGGGRAMRCARSLLPRCRTSTYICLRGPPGAAEFRCPGMEQDSFSSDLNLSAPGSPPSFPGPRAAWAGSVLLLAVLGNGLVLRGLCGVRPSRRRDLLLGHLALADLAGCGLALLPRLAAEGLLAGAAAASPPNPGVCRLLPVLQRCGPLASAHGLVLLALERHRPRLPARGLAALGWLLAPLLALPQAFAFRLASRQGGTRCRSVFEELPRWHGVAFAVYGAATAFLAPAGLLGWTCARSLTALGAARRRRRRQGGRRRPAARSGGGVLSRGRAVRLPLVLTALFALCRLPHCAAELGLTLLPGSVRQEALLATGIVEVANSALNPFACLLLHSRLRRGLCGTGTSKVAAAGVCCPGSGGQGRRWATLRRPLRLRAGTSTTGTRSYPGTSGVPGTPGSRGISGIPGSSCSPSTPATPGTRSTPGIRDTSGNLGTSCIPDTPGCARMPGTRSIPSTPSSADTSGSPVPRGSPPGTGLGSV is encoded by the coding sequence ATGCCCGACATTGCCGGGGGCGGCGGGCGTGCGATGCGATGTGCGCGCAGCCTCCTCCCCCGGTGTCGGACGAGCACTTATATATGCTTGCGAGGACCGCCCGGCGCCGCCGAGTTTCGGTGTCCCGGGATGGAGCAAGACTCCTTCTCCTCTGATCTCAACCTCTCCGCCCCTGGCTCCCCCCCGTCCTTTCCCGGCCCGCGGGCCGCTTGGGCGGGTTCCGTCCTGTTGCTGGCGGTGCTGGGGAATGGGCTGGTGCTGCGGGGGCTGTGCGGAGTCCGGCCCAGCCGGCGGCGGGACCTGCTTCTAGGGCACCTGGCGCTGGCCGACCTGGCGGGCTGCGGGCTGGCGCTGCTGCCGCGGCTGGCGGCCGAAGGGCTGCTCGCAGGGGCCGCCGCCGCTTCTCCTCCGAACCCCGGCGTCTGCCGCCTCCTGCCGGTGCTGCAGCGCTGCGGGCCGCTGGCCTCGGCTCACGGGCTGGTACTGCTGGCGCTGGAGCGCCACCGGCCGAGGCTGCCCGCCCGAGGTCTGGCCgcgctgggctggctgctggccccGCTTCTCGCCTTGCCCCAGGCATTCGCCTTCCGACTGGCCTCTCGTCAAGGCGGGACCCGCTGCCGCAGCGTCTTCGAGGAGCTGCCGCGCTGGCACGGTGTGGCCTTCGCCGTCTACGGGGCGGCCACCGCCTTCCTGGCCCCCGccgggctgctgggctggaccTGCGCCCGCAGTCTGACCGCCCTCGGGGCCGCCCGGAGGCGACGGCGGCGGCAGGGGGGACGGCGGCGGCCCGCGGCGAGGAGCGGCGGTGGGGTCCTGTCCCGGGGGCGGGCGGTGAGGCTGCCGCTGGTGCTGACCGCGCTCTTCGCTCTCTGCCGCCTGCCCCACTGCGCCGCCGAGCTCGGGCTGACCTTGTTGCCCGGCAGCGTGAGGCAGGAGGCGCTGCTGGCGACGGGCATCGTGGAGGTGGCCAACAGCGCCCTTAACCCCttcgcctgcctgctgctccacagccGCCTGCGCCGGGGGCTCTGCGGCACCGGCACCAGCAAGGTCGCCGCCGCCGGGGTCTGCTGCCCCGGCAGCGGCGGACAAGGGCGGCGCTGGGCAACGCTCCGCCGGCCGCTGCGTCTCCGCGCCGGTACAAGTACCACCGGTACCCGCAGCTACCCTGGCACCTCGGGCGTCCCGGGCACTCCCGGTAGCCGCGGCATCTCGGGCATCCCCGGCAGCAGCTGCTCGCCTAGTACACCTGCCACTCCCGGCACCCGCAGCACCCCAGGCATCCGCGATACCAGCGGCAACCTGGGCACCTCCTGCATCCCGGATACCCCCGGCTGCGCCCGCATGCCTGGCACCCGTAGCATCCCCAGTACGCCGAGCAGTGCCGACACCTCAGGCAGCCCCGTTCCCAGGGGctctcctccagggacagggctgggaagcgTTTAA
- the RFESD gene encoding Rieske domain-containing protein isoform X1 yields MLDLIILTLHILICFLIFLVIWHGPKDVGLCSSSTATSEKEPDSLILIGKEDDIKKSGRATAKVDGREVVVFYHNGKFHALDSRCYHEGGPLPLGEIEDIDGQACIVCPWHKFKITLETGEGLYEGINPLEPSPTPVWQSKGVKQRVHQVTVVNGKIYVSPPDLSVSFDSDYFADKYKNSGDVAVEKQSLSPPAEPSHD; encoded by the exons ATGCTGGACCTCATCATTTTGACCCTCCATATCCTCATCTGCTTTCTCATCTTCCTTGTGATCTGGCATGGACCCAAG GATGTGGGATTGTGCAGCTCAAGCACAGCAACATCTGAAAAAGAGCCAGATAGTCTGATATTAATTGGCAAAGAAGATGACATAAAGAAGTCTGGAAGAGCAACAGCCAAAGTTGATGGCAGAGAAGTTGTTGTTTTCTACCACAATGGGAAATTTCATGCTCTGGACTCTCGCTGCTACC ATGAAGGAGGCCCTTTACCTCTTGGAGAAATAGAG GATATCGATGGCCAAGCATGCATTGTTTGTCCTTGGCATAAGTTTAAAATCACTCTGGAAACAGGAGAAGGTCTATATGAAGGAATAAACCCTTTGGAGCCATCACCAACACCAGTATGGCAATCAAAAGGAGTCAAACAGAGAGTCCACCAAGTCACAGTGGTCAATGGCAAGATTTATGTGAGTCCTCCAGACCTGTCTGTCAGCTTTGACTCAGATTATTTTGCTGACAAGTataaaaacagtggtgatgtagCTGTGGAAAAACAGAGCCTCTCACCACCAGCAGAGCCAAGTCATGACTAG
- the RFESD gene encoding Rieske domain-containing protein isoform X2 — MLDLIILTLHILICFLIFLVIWHGPKDVGLCSSSTATSEKEPDSLILIGKEDDIKKSGRATAKVDGREVVVFYHNGKFHALDSRCYHEGGPLPLGEIEDIDGQACIVCPWHKFKITLETGEGLYEGINPLEPSPTPVWQSKGVKQRVHQVTVVNGKIYEQTSPFSGR; from the exons ATGCTGGACCTCATCATTTTGACCCTCCATATCCTCATCTGCTTTCTCATCTTCCTTGTGATCTGGCATGGACCCAAG GATGTGGGATTGTGCAGCTCAAGCACAGCAACATCTGAAAAAGAGCCAGATAGTCTGATATTAATTGGCAAAGAAGATGACATAAAGAAGTCTGGAAGAGCAACAGCCAAAGTTGATGGCAGAGAAGTTGTTGTTTTCTACCACAATGGGAAATTTCATGCTCTGGACTCTCGCTGCTACC ATGAAGGAGGCCCTTTACCTCTTGGAGAAATAGAG GATATCGATGGCCAAGCATGCATTGTTTGTCCTTGGCATAAGTTTAAAATCACTCTGGAAACAGGAGAAGGTCTATATGAAGGAATAAACCCTTTGGAGCCATCACCAACACCAGTATGGCAATCAAAAGGAGTCAAACAGAGAGTCCACCAAGTCACAGTGGTCAATGGCAAGATTTAT GAACAGACAAGCCCCTTCTCAGGAAGGTga